In Coriobacteriaceae bacterium, a single window of DNA contains:
- the selB gene encoding selenocysteine-specific translation elongation factor, which translates to MTACELVECPVVVGTAGHVDHGKSALIEALTGKNPDRLEVERRRGMTTELGFGELVLPSGKIVGLVDVPGHAHYLRAMVQGATGVDVALLVVSAVEGVMPQTREHVHVLELLGVTHMVVALTMRDLVDDETAELAELDVEAFLEGTVFSDAPVVPVSSRTGEGVEDVRGAIDAAIDVFLAESAERPERPGLAPRLPIDRCFSIKGSGTVVTGTLHDAPITVGDELVSSPAAVRCRVRAIQVHGDTPRALPGQRVALNIVGDGAGDLPRGEVVCGPGAEGSTLRLIARFTYLGREGAKPVPFESGARVHVMAGTAEVIGRIMLMEGDGPIAPGETRTVQIRLEERLPVRSGDGLIVLAFSPVVLIGGGRVLLSQCRRSRELTDAERSLLAALDAGDLASAVAAWLGIQRLPVPAADVARAIDLSGAEAVRLLLAAAASGDAVALHPEHSTEELYAAPAVLDAALTALADTLAAMHEAAPKQTGFTPGEVVHVAWPKAGEDVASALILEGCARGICAIDGAEVFDSHSAAAALRVVREASHRIAALLDEAGLDAPTLPELGQQLQLDRDAMTRALRELSLNRAIVKIERDVALSAAAEVHAREVVAVAIEAAGGAATTSVLREALGVSRKRAISILEHLDAVRFTTLDKEAGGLRSLR; encoded by the coding sequence ATGACCGCGTGCGAGCTTGTCGAATGTCCCGTTGTCGTTGGAACGGCGGGCCATGTCGATCACGGCAAGTCGGCGCTCATCGAGGCGCTGACCGGCAAAAACCCCGACCGTCTGGAGGTCGAACGGCGCCGCGGCATGACCACAGAGCTCGGCTTTGGCGAGCTGGTGCTGCCGAGCGGCAAGATTGTCGGCTTGGTCGACGTGCCCGGGCATGCGCACTATCTGCGCGCGATGGTGCAGGGCGCCACGGGCGTGGACGTTGCGTTGCTGGTGGTTTCTGCCGTTGAGGGCGTGATGCCGCAGACGCGAGAGCACGTGCACGTGTTGGAGCTTTTGGGTGTCACGCACATGGTCGTCGCGCTCACGATGCGCGATCTGGTCGATGACGAGACGGCGGAGCTCGCCGAGCTCGACGTCGAGGCTTTTCTTGAGGGCACCGTGTTCTCCGATGCCCCCGTGGTCCCCGTGTCGTCGCGCACGGGCGAGGGCGTCGAGGACGTGCGCGGGGCGATCGATGCCGCGATCGACGTGTTTCTGGCTGAATCCGCCGAGCGCCCCGAGCGTCCCGGCTTGGCCCCGCGTCTGCCCATCGACCGCTGCTTTTCCATCAAGGGCTCGGGCACCGTCGTGACGGGAACGCTCCACGACGCCCCCATCACGGTGGGCGACGAGCTCGTCTCGAGCCCCGCGGCCGTGCGCTGTCGCGTGCGCGCGATCCAGGTGCACGGCGACACGCCGCGCGCGCTTCCCGGCCAGCGCGTCGCCCTCAACATCGTGGGCGACGGTGCGGGCGACCTGCCCCGCGGCGAGGTCGTCTGCGGACCGGGCGCCGAGGGCTCGACGCTTAGGCTTATCGCGCGCTTCACCTATCTGGGGCGCGAGGGCGCCAAGCCCGTGCCCTTCGAGTCCGGCGCGCGCGTCCACGTGATGGCGGGCACGGCTGAGGTCATCGGGCGCATCATGCTCATGGAGGGCGATGGGCCGATCGCCCCGGGCGAGACGCGTACCGTGCAAATCCGCTTGGAGGAGCGCCTTCCCGTGCGCTCGGGCGACGGTCTCATCGTGCTTGCGTTCTCCCCGGTGGTACTTATCGGCGGCGGACGCGTGCTGCTTTCGCAGTGCCGCCGCTCGCGCGAGCTCACGGATGCTGAGCGCTCGCTTCTCGCGGCTCTCGATGCGGGCGACCTCGCATCGGCCGTCGCCGCGTGGCTCGGTATCCAGCGCCTGCCCGTGCCGGCAGCTGATGTCGCCCGTGCGATCGATCTTTCCGGTGCCGAGGCCGTAAGGCTCCTGCTCGCCGCGGCGGCGTCGGGCGATGCGGTCGCCCTTCATCCGGAGCACTCGACCGAGGAGCTCTATGCCGCCCCCGCCGTGCTCGATGCCGCCCTCACCGCGCTTGCCGACACGCTTGCCGCCATGCATGAGGCCGCGCCCAAGCAGACGGGTTTCACGCCGGGCGAGGTTGTGCATGTCGCCTGGCCGAAAGCGGGCGAAGATGTCGCCTCCGCGCTCATCCTCGAGGGCTGTGCGCGCGGCATCTGTGCCATCGACGGTGCCGAGGTCTTCGACTCGCATTCCGCCGCTGCGGCGTTACGCGTGGTGCGCGAGGCTAGCCATCGCATTGCGGCCCTGCTGGATGAGGCCGGCCTCGACGCGCCGACGCTGCCCGAGCTGGGACAGCAGCTGCAACTCGATCGCGACGCCATGACGCGTGCCCTGCGCGAGCTTTCGCTCAACCGCGCGATCGTTAAGATCGAACGCGACGTTGCCTTGTCTGCTGCCGCCGAGGTCCATGCGCGTGAGGTCGTCGCAGTGGCCATCGAGGCTGCGGGCGGCGCTGCCACCACGAGTGTGTTGCGCGAGGCCCTGGGCGTGTCGCGCAAACGAGCCATTAGCATCTTGGAGCACCTGGATGCGGTGCGTTTTACGACGCTCGACAAAGAGGCCGGCGGCCTCAGATCCCTGCGCTAG
- the gdhA gene encoding NADP-specific glutamate dehydrogenase, whose product MSYTQKVLDELKARYPEQPEFIQAATEILGTIQPALDAHPEYEEAALLERLVEPERIVMFRVPWVDDQGKVQVNRGYRVEFNSAIGPYKGGLRFNPTVTLGMLKFLGLEQILKNSLTTLPMGGGKGGSDFDPKGKSNNEIMHFCQSFMTELYRHIGPNTDVPAGDLGVGGREVAYMFGQYKRLTNEWTGVLTGKGLSFGGSLARTEATGYGLVYFVDEYLKSRGDSFEGKNVVVHGSGNVAIYAVQKVSQLGGKVLACSDTHGWVEDPDGIDYTVLEHVYNKKRSGHDKGVTLAMYVDEKPNAVWHEGDGRGVWQLPCDIALPCARENTLLLEDAQALVANGCKVVGEGANMPTTIEATNYFQENGVAFMPGKAANAGGVLVSGLEMSQNAEHLSWTFEEVDGKLEQLMRGMFHNVDDTAKEYGQEGNFVMGANIAGFLKVADAMLAQGVC is encoded by the coding sequence ATGAGCTACACGCAGAAAGTTCTCGACGAGCTCAAGGCCCGTTATCCCGAGCAGCCTGAGTTCATCCAGGCCGCGACCGAGATCCTCGGCACTATCCAGCCGGCGCTCGACGCCCACCCCGAGTACGAGGAGGCCGCCCTGCTTGAGCGCCTCGTCGAGCCCGAGCGCATCGTTATGTTCCGTGTTCCCTGGGTCGACGACCAGGGCAAGGTCCAGGTCAACCGCGGTTACCGCGTCGAGTTCAACTCTGCCATTGGACCCTACAAGGGCGGCCTGCGCTTTAACCCGACGGTCACCCTGGGTATGCTCAAGTTCCTGGGCCTGGAGCAGATCCTCAAGAACAGCCTGACCACCCTTCCCATGGGCGGCGGCAAGGGCGGTTCCGACTTTGACCCCAAGGGCAAGTCTAACAACGAGATCATGCACTTCTGCCAGTCCTTCATGACCGAGCTCTATCGCCACATTGGCCCCAACACCGACGTTCCCGCCGGCGACCTGGGCGTTGGCGGCCGCGAGGTTGCCTACATGTTCGGTCAGTACAAGCGCCTGACCAACGAGTGGACCGGCGTCCTCACCGGCAAGGGCCTCTCCTTTGGAGGCTCGCTCGCCCGTACCGAGGCCACCGGCTACGGCCTGGTCTACTTTGTGGACGAGTACCTCAAGAGCCGTGGCGACTCCTTCGAGGGCAAGAACGTTGTGGTTCACGGTTCCGGCAACGTCGCCATCTACGCTGTCCAGAAGGTCTCCCAGCTCGGCGGCAAGGTGCTGGCCTGCTCCGACACCCACGGCTGGGTCGAGGATCCCGACGGCATCGACTACACCGTGCTCGAGCATGTCTACAACAAGAAGCGCTCCGGCCACGACAAGGGCGTCACGCTCGCCATGTACGTCGACGAGAAGCCCAACGCCGTGTGGCACGAGGGCGACGGCCGCGGCGTGTGGCAGCTGCCCTGCGATATCGCGTTGCCCTGCGCTCGCGAGAACACGCTGCTGCTCGAGGACGCCCAGGCGCTCGTCGCCAACGGCTGCAAGGTGGTCGGCGAGGGCGCAAACATGCCCACGACCATCGAGGCCACGAACTACTTCCAGGAGAACGGCGTCGCCTTTATGCCCGGCAAGGCTGCCAACGCCGGCGGCGTGCTCGTGTCCGGCCTGGAGATGAGCCAGAACGCCGAGCACCTGTCCTGGACCTTTGAGGAGGTCGACGGCAAGCTCGAGCAGCTCATGCGCGGCATGTTCCACAATGTGGACGACACCGCCAAGGAGTATGGCCAGGAGGGCAACTTTGTCATGGGCGCCAACATCGCCGGCTTCCTGAAGGTCGCCGACGCCATGCTCGCCCAAGGCGTCTGCTAA
- a CDS encoding FAD binding domain-containing protein, whose translation MLKFGTYVRVGNAAEAYELLQKNRNNKIVGGGIWMRLGSRRVATAIDLSACGLDQIEETETEFRIGAMCTLRQLERHAELNALVNNVFEFAVHDIVGVQLRNTATVGGSIYGRFGFSDVLSAFLALDSYVELTGAGRVPLAEFVNMGYVRDVIEHVVVVKHDYRASYEAVRKAATDFPSLNVTAAWWDNSWHVTVGARPLRATLLQGEACGLVNEQPSEDELRALAASVRALSYGTNLWGSADYRRRISAPLAIQAVCRAAGIELSAALARELEGVQIPKFATDEYSCRRVPGVDSSEVR comes from the coding sequence GTGCTCAAGTTCGGTACCTACGTCCGTGTTGGAAACGCGGCCGAAGCCTATGAGCTCTTGCAGAAGAACCGCAACAACAAGATTGTGGGCGGCGGTATCTGGATGCGCCTGGGTTCGCGTCGTGTGGCGACGGCGATTGACCTTTCGGCCTGCGGACTCGATCAGATCGAGGAGACCGAGACCGAGTTTCGCATCGGTGCCATGTGCACCCTGCGCCAGCTCGAGCGCCATGCCGAGCTCAACGCGCTCGTCAACAATGTCTTTGAGTTTGCCGTCCACGACATCGTGGGTGTGCAGCTGCGCAATACCGCCACGGTGGGCGGCAGCATCTACGGCCGCTTTGGTTTCTCGGACGTGCTCTCGGCCTTTTTGGCGCTCGATTCGTACGTTGAGCTGACGGGTGCCGGACGTGTGCCGCTCGCCGAGTTTGTGAACATGGGCTACGTGCGCGACGTGATCGAGCATGTTGTGGTCGTTAAGCATGATTACCGTGCAAGTTACGAGGCCGTGCGCAAGGCCGCGACCGACTTTCCCTCGCTCAATGTCACCGCCGCCTGGTGGGATAACAGTTGGCATGTCACCGTGGGCGCCCGCCCGCTGCGCGCGACCCTGCTGCAGGGCGAGGCATGCGGCCTGGTGAACGAGCAGCCTTCCGAGGACGAGCTGCGCGCCCTGGCCGCGTCCGTACGCGCGCTGAGCTACGGCACCAACCTGTGGGGCTCGGCCGACTACCGCCGCCGCATCTCGGCGCCGCTGGCGATCCAGGCCGTGTGCCGCGCCGCCGGCATCGAGCTTTCGGCTGCGCTTGCCCGCGAGCTCGAGGGCGTGCAGATTCCTAAGTTTGCCACGGACGAGTATTCCTGCCGCCGCGTGCCCGGCGTCGATTCTAGCGAGGTGCGCTAA